The following proteins come from a genomic window of Synechococcus sp. NB0720_010:
- the aroA gene encoding 3-phosphoshikimate 1-carboxyvinyltransferase, which yields MSLALGTSNGRSLKGHVRVPGDKSISHRALLFGAIAEGTTRIEGLLPAEDPLSTAACLRAMGVQVSAIEAGKTVVVEGVGLDGFQEPESVLDCGNSGTTMRLMLGLLAGRSGRHFVVTGDNSLRRRPMKRVGGPLSEMGATIHGRAGGNLAPLAIEGRQLRGATIRTPVASAQVKSAILLAALTADGPTTVIEPVQSRDHSERMLRAFGADLSVGGPGQTEVTVVPGSSLKGQDVVVPGDISSAAFWLVAGAITPGADLTIENVGLNPSRTGILDVLEQMGARIEVLNARDVAGEPVGDLRVVHGPLKGFSVGADLIPRLVDEIPVLAVAACCAEGPSRVTGAEELRVKETDRLAVMARQLGAMGAQIEEFPDGMTIQGGVTLHGAEVDSETDHRVAMSLAVAAQIASGMTTIARPEAAAVSYPGFWDDLERLQA from the coding sequence ATGTCCCTCGCCCTGGGCACCAGCAACGGCCGCAGCCTGAAGGGCCACGTTCGGGTCCCAGGCGACAAGTCGATCTCCCACCGCGCCCTGCTCTTTGGCGCGATCGCCGAGGGCACAACACGGATTGAAGGACTGCTTCCCGCGGAGGATCCCCTGAGCACCGCCGCCTGCCTGCGGGCGATGGGTGTTCAAGTCTCAGCGATTGAAGCCGGCAAAACCGTGGTCGTCGAAGGCGTCGGCCTCGATGGCTTTCAAGAACCCGAGAGCGTGCTGGATTGCGGCAACTCGGGTACCACCATGCGCCTGATGCTGGGTCTGCTGGCGGGCCGCAGTGGTCGCCATTTCGTTGTGACTGGTGACAACTCCCTGCGGCGCCGGCCGATGAAGCGGGTGGGCGGTCCCCTCTCCGAGATGGGAGCCACGATCCATGGGCGCGCAGGCGGAAACCTCGCCCCCCTGGCGATCGAAGGCCGTCAATTGAGAGGGGCCACGATTCGCACCCCCGTGGCCTCCGCCCAGGTCAAAAGCGCGATCCTTCTGGCGGCGCTCACCGCGGACGGACCGACGACGGTGATCGAGCCAGTCCAGAGCCGGGACCACAGCGAGAGGATGCTGCGCGCCTTCGGCGCCGACCTCAGCGTTGGAGGTCCAGGCCAAACCGAAGTGACCGTGGTGCCGGGCTCGAGCCTCAAAGGGCAGGACGTGGTTGTGCCTGGGGACATCAGCTCCGCCGCCTTCTGGTTGGTTGCTGGAGCGATCACCCCCGGGGCGGACCTGACGATCGAAAACGTCGGCCTCAACCCAAGCCGCACCGGCATTCTTGATGTTCTCGAGCAGATGGGAGCCCGCATCGAGGTGCTCAATGCCCGGGACGTCGCAGGCGAGCCCGTGGGTGATCTGCGGGTCGTCCATGGCCCCCTGAAGGGCTTCAGCGTTGGCGCCGATCTGATCCCCCGGCTGGTGGATGAGATCCCTGTTCTGGCCGTGGCCGCCTGCTGCGCCGAAGGTCCCAGCCGGGTCACGGGGGCCGAGGAGTTGAGGGTCAAGGAAACCGATCGTCTGGCGGTCATGGCCCGTCAACTCGGAGCCATGGGCGCCCAGATCGAGGAGTTCCCCGACGGGATGACCATCCAGGGCGGCGTGACGCTGCACGGCGCCGAGGTCGATAGCGAAACCGATCACCGGGTCGCCATGAGCCTGGCCGTCGCCGCCCAGATCGCCTCGGGCATGACCACGATCGCGCGACCGGAAGCGGCCGCCGTCTCCTACCCGGGCTTCTGGGATGACCTCGAACGGCTTCAAGCTTGA
- a CDS encoding carbon-nitrogen hydrolase family protein: MTSFLASAIQLNSSADLTANFAAAEEQIELAVRRGAELVGLPENFAFMGEDSQRLEQAALIAEQAQRFLITMARRYQVTLMGGGYPVPAGAGLTSNRAQLVAKDGQILATYDKIHLFDVDLPDGNTYQESATVQPGNTLPPVVEVPGLCRIGLSICYDVRFPELYRHLAAEGADLLFIPAAFTAFTGKDHWNVLLQARAIENTAYVVAPAQTGHHGGRRQTHGHALVIDPWGTVLSDAGTSVGQAVAPIDVGHRQRIQAQMPSLQHRKPALF; encoded by the coding sequence TTGACAAGCTTTCTGGCGTCGGCAATCCAGCTCAACAGCAGCGCTGATCTCACCGCCAATTTCGCCGCCGCTGAAGAGCAGATTGAGCTGGCCGTTCGCCGCGGTGCCGAGTTGGTTGGCCTGCCGGAGAACTTCGCCTTCATGGGTGAGGACAGCCAGCGCCTCGAGCAGGCCGCGCTCATTGCAGAGCAAGCGCAGCGCTTCCTCATCACCATGGCGCGCCGCTACCAGGTGACCCTGATGGGTGGTGGTTACCCGGTGCCGGCGGGGGCCGGTCTGACCAGCAATCGTGCCCAGCTCGTGGCCAAGGACGGTCAAATTCTGGCCACCTACGACAAGATCCACCTCTTTGACGTCGATCTGCCCGACGGCAATACCTATCAGGAGTCAGCAACGGTTCAGCCCGGCAACACGCTGCCGCCTGTCGTCGAGGTTCCTGGCCTGTGCCGCATTGGACTCTCCATTTGCTACGACGTTCGTTTCCCTGAGCTCTACCGGCACCTGGCGGCTGAGGGTGCTGATCTGCTCTTCATCCCGGCGGCCTTCACAGCTTTTACCGGCAAGGATCACTGGAATGTCCTGCTGCAGGCCCGGGCGATTGAAAACACTGCCTATGTGGTCGCACCGGCACAAACGGGCCATCACGGCGGTCGTCGCCAAACCCATGGCCACGCCCTGGTGATCGATCCCTGGGGCACCGTGCTCTCCGATGCCGGGACCTCGGTGGGCCAGGCCGTTGCACCGATCGATGTGGGCCATCGCCAGCGGATCCAGGCCCAGATGCCGAGCCTTCAGCACCGCAAGCCAGCGCTCTTTTAA
- the sds gene encoding solanesyl diphosphate synthase, with the protein MATVAELLQPVESDLEALLSDLRSLIGAGHPILQAAAEHLFSAGGKRLRPGIVLLISRALAPQGELTSRHRRLAEITEMIHTASLVHDDVVDEASTRRGVDTVHSRFNHRVAVLAGDFLFAQASWHLANLDNLEVVKLLSRVIMDLADGEVKQGLYRYDTGQSFETYLEKSYCKTASLIANSARAAGVLSGLPEDQLDCLYRFGRQLGLAFQVVDDILDFTGSDQQLGKPAASDLASGYLTAPALYALEERPALAGLIEREFNQDGDLAQALELVRGSEAIQRSRTLAETFANEAYEALSFLPPSDCRTALLELPEFVLSRLY; encoded by the coding sequence ATGGCCACCGTTGCAGAGCTGCTACAGCCCGTCGAGTCCGATCTCGAGGCTCTGCTGAGTGATCTCCGCAGTCTGATCGGTGCTGGGCACCCGATTCTTCAGGCCGCTGCGGAACACCTCTTCAGCGCCGGTGGCAAACGGTTGCGCCCCGGCATTGTTCTCCTGATTTCAAGGGCCCTCGCGCCCCAGGGTGAGCTCACGAGCCGCCATCGCCGGCTGGCCGAGATCACCGAGATGATCCACACCGCCTCACTCGTTCACGACGATGTGGTGGATGAAGCGTCAACCAGGCGCGGCGTCGATACGGTCCACAGCCGTTTCAACCATCGGGTTGCGGTTCTTGCTGGCGATTTTCTCTTCGCCCAGGCCAGCTGGCACCTGGCCAACCTCGACAACCTTGAGGTGGTAAAGCTGCTCTCGCGCGTGATCATGGATCTCGCCGACGGTGAGGTGAAGCAAGGGCTTTACCGCTATGACACCGGCCAGAGCTTTGAGACCTACCTCGAAAAGAGCTACTGCAAGACGGCGTCCCTGATTGCCAACAGCGCCCGCGCGGCTGGCGTGCTCAGCGGTCTGCCGGAGGACCAACTCGATTGCCTCTATCGCTTCGGTCGCCAGCTCGGACTGGCCTTCCAAGTGGTCGATGACATCCTCGATTTCACTGGCAGCGACCAACAGCTCGGCAAGCCCGCGGCCAGTGACCTAGCCAGTGGCTACCTGACCGCCCCTGCCCTCTATGCATTGGAGGAACGTCCTGCCTTGGCGGGCTTGATTGAGCGCGAGTTCAACCAAGACGGGGATCTGGCTCAAGCCCTGGAGTTGGTCCGCGGCAGCGAGGCCATCCAGCGCTCCCGCACCCTGGCGGAAACGTTTGCGAATGAGGCCTACGAGGCCCTGAGCTTCCTGCCCCCGTCGGATTGCCGTACGGCCCTGCTTGAACTGCCGGAATTCGTGCTGAGCAGGTTGTACTGA
- the glmU gene encoding bifunctional UDP-N-acetylglucosamine diphosphorylase/glucosamine-1-phosphate N-acetyltransferase GlmU: protein MLAVAVLAAGKGTRMKSDLPKVLQPLAGATLVERVLGSCRALDPQRQILIVGHQAERVEQSLSQHGGLEFVLQQPQNGTGHAVQQLLAPLADFDGELLVLNGDVPLLREETITALLERHRNSQAAVTLLTARLDDPTGYGRVFADASGHVSAIVEHRDCTEEQRSNNLTNAGIYCFNWSKLAAVLPQLRTDNDQGELYLTDTVAMLSPAMHVEVADADEINGINDRYQLAQCEAVIQQRLRRHWMAEGVTFVDPESCTLSDGTRFGRDVVVEPQCHFRGETSVGSGCRIGPGSFLENASVGEEVEVLYSVVRDAVVADRCTIGPYAQLRPGTELARDCRIGNFVEIKKSQIAAGSKVNHLSYIGDAQLGENVNVGAGTITANYDGVNKHRTVIGAGSKTGANSVLVAPISLGANVTVGAGSTLTKDVPAGSLALGRAKQLIKENWS from the coding sequence ATGCTCGCCGTTGCCGTGTTGGCCGCCGGAAAGGGCACCCGGATGAAAAGCGACCTGCCCAAGGTGCTGCAGCCACTGGCGGGAGCAACACTGGTGGAGCGCGTGCTCGGCAGCTGCCGCGCCCTGGACCCCCAGCGCCAGATCCTGATCGTCGGGCACCAGGCCGAGCGCGTCGAGCAGTCCCTCAGCCAGCACGGGGGCTTGGAGTTTGTGCTGCAGCAGCCCCAGAACGGCACCGGTCATGCGGTCCAGCAATTGCTGGCGCCCCTGGCGGACTTTGACGGTGAACTTCTGGTCCTCAATGGGGACGTACCGCTGCTGCGGGAGGAGACGATCACGGCACTGCTCGAGCGCCACCGCAACTCCCAGGCGGCCGTGACCCTGTTGACCGCGAGGCTGGATGACCCAACCGGCTACGGGCGCGTCTTTGCCGATGCCAGTGGCCATGTCTCCGCCATCGTCGAGCACCGTGATTGCACGGAAGAGCAACGGTCCAACAACCTCACCAACGCCGGGATCTACTGCTTCAACTGGAGCAAGCTCGCTGCGGTCCTCCCCCAACTGAGAACCGATAACGATCAAGGGGAGCTCTATCTCACGGACACCGTGGCGATGCTCAGCCCCGCCATGCACGTGGAGGTGGCCGATGCCGACGAGATCAATGGCATCAATGACCGCTACCAACTGGCGCAATGCGAAGCGGTGATCCAGCAGCGCCTGCGGCGCCACTGGATGGCCGAGGGCGTGACCTTTGTCGATCCCGAGAGCTGCACCCTCAGCGATGGCACCCGTTTCGGCCGGGATGTCGTCGTGGAACCGCAATGCCATTTCCGCGGAGAAACCAGCGTCGGCAGTGGCTGCCGCATCGGTCCTGGGAGCTTCCTCGAGAACGCCAGCGTTGGCGAAGAGGTGGAGGTCCTCTACTCCGTCGTGCGTGATGCGGTCGTCGCTGATCGCTGCACGATTGGCCCCTACGCCCAACTCAGACCTGGTACGGAATTGGCCCGGGACTGCCGGATCGGCAACTTCGTCGAAATCAAGAAGAGCCAAATCGCCGCGGGCAGCAAGGTCAACCACCTCAGCTACATCGGTGATGCCCAACTCGGTGAGAACGTCAACGTCGGAGCGGGCACCATCACCGCCAACTACGACGGGGTCAACAAACACAGGACAGTGATTGGTGCTGGCAGCAAAACCGGAGCCAACTCCGTGCTGGTCGCGCCGATCAGCCTGGGGGCCAACGTGACGGTTGGAGCCGGATCGACCTTGACCAAGGATGTCCCCGCTGGTTCCCTAGCGCTCGGTCGCGCCAAGCAACTGATCAA
- a CDS encoding UbiD family decarboxylase: MGSAANAIGSQRDLRGFLELLEARGQLRRISAPVDPDLELAAIADRVLGCGGPALLFENVKGSSIPVAVNLLGTLERVLWSMGMERPEELETLGERLALLQQPKPPKGPREALRFGSVLLDVLKAKPDLDLLPPCRQEVFQGEAVNLDRLPLLRPWPGDAGRIITLGLVITKDPETGTPNVGVYRLQQQSINTMTVHWLSVRGGARHLRKAAALGKPLEIAIAIGVHPLLVMAAATPIPVQLSEWLFAGLYAGEGVRLAKCKTLDLEVPSHSEIVLEGTITPGEELADGPFGDHMGFYGGVEPSPLVRIQCVTQRRNPTYFTTFSGRPPKEDAMLAIALNRIYTPILRQQIPEIVDFFLPMEGLSYKLAVIAIDKAYPGQAKRAAMAFWSALPQFTYTKFVVVVDKSINIRDPRQVIWAISALVDPQRDLFVLENTPFDTLDFASEQLGLGGRLAIDATTKVGPERNHPWGKPLQRPAELERRVDQRWEELGLGDVGQQEPDPALFGYVLEQVLERLQRPA, translated from the coding sequence ATGGGATCTGCGGCCAACGCCATTGGATCCCAACGTGATCTGAGGGGCTTTTTGGAGCTGCTGGAGGCTCGGGGTCAGTTGCGCCGCATCAGCGCTCCGGTGGACCCGGACCTCGAGCTGGCGGCCATTGCCGACCGGGTGCTGGGCTGCGGCGGTCCCGCCCTGCTGTTCGAGAACGTCAAGGGCTCGAGCATCCCCGTCGCGGTCAATCTGCTGGGGACCCTGGAGCGGGTGCTCTGGTCGATGGGGATGGAGCGACCCGAGGAGCTCGAGACCCTCGGCGAGCGCCTGGCCCTGCTGCAACAGCCCAAGCCCCCCAAGGGACCGCGGGAAGCCCTGCGCTTTGGTTCGGTCCTGCTGGATGTCCTGAAGGCGAAACCCGACCTCGACCTGCTCCCCCCCTGCCGGCAGGAGGTGTTTCAGGGCGAGGCCGTCAACCTCGATCGCCTGCCCCTGCTGCGTCCCTGGCCCGGTGATGCCGGCCGGATCATCACCCTCGGCCTGGTGATCACCAAGGACCCGGAGACCGGCACCCCCAACGTCGGTGTCTACCGGCTGCAACAGCAGTCGATCAACACGATGACCGTGCACTGGCTGAGCGTCCGTGGCGGCGCCCGCCACCTGCGCAAGGCCGCTGCCCTGGGCAAACCCCTGGAGATCGCCATCGCGATTGGTGTTCACCCGCTGCTGGTGATGGCCGCTGCGACCCCGATCCCGGTTCAACTCAGTGAGTGGCTCTTCGCGGGTCTCTACGCCGGTGAGGGGGTTCGCCTGGCGAAATGCAAAACCCTCGATCTGGAGGTGCCCAGCCACAGCGAAATCGTTCTGGAGGGAACGATCACCCCAGGGGAGGAGCTGGCCGATGGCCCCTTTGGCGATCACATGGGCTTCTACGGAGGCGTGGAACCCTCACCACTGGTGCGCATCCAGTGCGTCACCCAACGGCGCAATCCCACTTACTTCACGACCTTCAGCGGACGGCCCCCCAAAGAAGACGCGATGCTCGCCATCGCCCTGAACCGGATCTACACGCCGATCCTGCGCCAGCAAATTCCGGAGATCGTCGATTTCTTCCTACCCATGGAAGGGCTCAGCTACAAACTGGCCGTGATCGCCATCGACAAGGCCTACCCGGGGCAGGCCAAGCGGGCAGCCATGGCCTTCTGGAGCGCCCTGCCCCAATTCACCTACACCAAGTTCGTCGTCGTCGTCGATAAGTCGATCAACATTCGCGATCCAAGGCAGGTGATCTGGGCGATCAGTGCCCTTGTGGATCCACAGCGCGATCTCTTCGTCCTGGAGAACACCCCTTTCGACACGCTTGACTTCGCCAGCGAACAGCTGGGACTGGGGGGACGGCTGGCGATCGACGCCACCACCAAAGTGGGCCCCGAGCGCAACCACCCCTGGGGCAAGCCACTGCAACGGCCCGCCGAACTCGAGCGCCGCGTGGATCAACGCTGGGAGGAATTGGGCCTGGGCGACGTCGGTCAACAGGAACCCGACCCTGCGCTGTTTGGCTATGTGCTCGAGCAGGTTCTCGAGCGGCTACAACGGCCGGCCTGA
- a CDS encoding Rrf2 family transcriptional regulator gives MLRRSALQALQALLHLAMVNHQWCSVSEIAEAQGLPAPMLEQVLLQLRRAALVEAKRGRQGGYRLSRPAEAIPVGEVLKAVGAPLVLDAPGDSSRAEQDVLKSMGRRLQSALDRELKQLTLQELLFDLQSWQECLSNEGGLMLG, from the coding sequence ATGTTGCGGCGCAGCGCTCTGCAGGCACTCCAGGCGTTACTGCACCTCGCCATGGTCAACCACCAGTGGTGTTCCGTTAGCGAGATTGCCGAGGCCCAGGGACTGCCCGCCCCGATGCTCGAGCAGGTGCTCCTGCAGCTGCGGCGCGCAGCACTCGTCGAGGCCAAGCGAGGTCGTCAGGGGGGCTACCGCCTCAGCCGCCCCGCCGAGGCCATTCCCGTAGGAGAGGTCCTTAAGGCCGTCGGTGCCCCCCTGGTGCTCGACGCCCCCGGGGACAGCAGCCGCGCCGAGCAGGACGTCCTCAAGAGCATGGGCCGGCGGCTGCAATCCGCCCTGGATCGCGAGCTCAAGCAGCTCACCCTTCAAGAACTCCTGTTTGACCTTCAGAGCTGGCAGGAATGCCTAAGCAACGAGGGCGGCCTGATGCTGGGTTAA
- a CDS encoding Nif11-like leader peptide family natural product precursor: MAEQLQAVFGFLALIQGDAELRARLNEVCTADEVAAIASAMGHPFEASTLLGLFERCNEAPVARSGLMDEKLIRVYLQRDALA, from the coding sequence ATGGCCGAGCAACTTCAGGCAGTCTTTGGCTTCCTCGCTCTGATTCAGGGCGACGCTGAGCTGCGGGCGCGACTCAATGAGGTCTGCACCGCCGATGAGGTGGCGGCGATCGCCAGCGCGATGGGGCACCCCTTTGAGGCCTCCACCTTGCTGGGGCTGTTTGAGCGCTGCAACGAAGCCCCCGTCGCTCGCTCCGGGCTGATGGATGAAAAGCTGATCCGCGTTTATCTCCAGCGGGACGCCCTGGCTTAA
- a CDS encoding 2-phosphosulfolactate phosphatase family protein, translating into MQISYFHTSENVPSLRPVAEGGPDAAVVIDVLRATTTIACALQSGAEAIQAFAALEALNQAADAWVPERCLRAGERGGQRVEGYDLGNSPLAVTPEVVGGKRIFMSTTNGTRSLEAVKPVPLLVTACLPNRTAVAKRLIDHGVERVWVVGSGWEGDYSLEDSLAAGAVISAAMECAVSPHVGVRCANDEALAALALWQQWRHDTETCLRAASHGQRLIGLGNHDADFACCAAVDTMTMVPTQTSPGVLQAA; encoded by the coding sequence GTGCAGATCTCCTATTTCCACACCTCGGAGAACGTTCCCAGCCTGCGCCCCGTGGCTGAGGGCGGCCCCGACGCGGCCGTGGTGATTGATGTCCTGCGGGCGACCACCACCATTGCCTGTGCCCTGCAAAGCGGTGCCGAGGCCATTCAGGCCTTCGCTGCGCTTGAGGCCCTGAATCAAGCGGCCGATGCCTGGGTCCCTGAGCGTTGCCTGCGCGCGGGTGAGCGCGGTGGTCAGCGGGTGGAGGGCTACGACTTGGGCAACTCTCCCCTGGCGGTGACCCCTGAGGTGGTCGGGGGCAAGCGCATCTTCATGAGCACGACCAATGGCACCCGCTCCCTGGAAGCTGTGAAGCCCGTGCCGCTCTTGGTGACGGCCTGTCTGCCCAACCGCACGGCGGTTGCCAAGCGCTTAATCGACCATGGGGTCGAGCGGGTTTGGGTCGTCGGCAGTGGCTGGGAAGGGGACTACTCCCTGGAGGACAGCCTGGCTGCCGGTGCCGTGATTTCAGCTGCGATGGAGTGTGCCGTCTCGCCCCATGTGGGGGTGCGCTGCGCCAACGATGAGGCCCTGGCGGCCCTGGCCCTTTGGCAGCAATGGCGCCATGACACCGAAACCTGCCTGCGGGCCGCAAGCCATGGCCAGCGTCTGATCGGTCTGGGTAACCATGACGCCGATTTCGCCTGTTGCGCGGCCGTCGACACGATGACCATGGTTCCCACCCAAACCAGCCCAGGGGTGTTGCAGGCCGCTTGA
- a CDS encoding N-acetylmuramoyl-L-alanine amidase, with translation MSRLGFALLLPCVTLLSALPARAWSALSAWGISRDGVLELRTPPATRLQAFFEDGNGAVGPRIWVDLPGAPQRSRTLVGNGAIREVRIGRPTDNATRLVIEFQPGTRLDPRQIKLVGTDVDRWSMDFGPSVRGLRAIGEGSLERPQGPSWRALPPPSLQLPRGPIPKLGDLPSVPQGRYTVVLDPGHGGPDPGAIGINNLRETDVVLDVSLQVAQILQAKGVRVLLTRSSEVDVDLPPRVALANNNRADVFVSIHANALRMDRPDVNGVETFYFQGGRSLSLAQSLQNQMLAASPGTPDRGARSGRFFVIRRTVMPAALVEMGFVTGQLDAPRLADPTFRRRLAVAIAMGILNYLVAYP, from the coding sequence TTGTCCCGTCTTGGGTTTGCCCTGTTGCTTCCCTGCGTCACGCTCCTCTCCGCCCTGCCGGCGAGGGCGTGGAGTGCCCTCTCGGCCTGGGGGATTAGTCGGGACGGTGTCCTGGAGCTGCGAACGCCGCCGGCCACCCGTCTCCAGGCCTTTTTTGAGGACGGCAATGGCGCTGTTGGCCCTCGCATTTGGGTGGATCTACCCGGTGCGCCTCAACGGTCCAGAACCCTGGTTGGCAATGGCGCGATTCGGGAGGTTCGGATTGGCCGACCCACCGATAACGCCACCCGTCTGGTCATTGAGTTCCAGCCGGGCACACGTCTCGATCCCCGCCAGATCAAGTTGGTCGGCACCGATGTCGATCGCTGGTCGATGGACTTTGGCCCCAGCGTCCGCGGGCTTCGGGCCATTGGAGAGGGCAGCCTTGAAAGGCCCCAGGGCCCCAGTTGGCGGGCGCTTCCCCCTCCCTCCTTGCAGCTTCCGCGCGGTCCGATTCCCAAGCTGGGGGATCTCCCCTCGGTTCCCCAAGGGCGCTACACCGTGGTGCTCGATCCAGGCCACGGCGGACCGGACCCTGGGGCGATTGGGATCAACAATCTGCGTGAGACCGATGTCGTTCTGGATGTGAGCCTCCAGGTGGCTCAGATCCTTCAGGCCAAAGGCGTTCGAGTCCTGCTCACCCGCTCCTCGGAAGTGGATGTGGATCTGCCCCCCCGGGTGGCTTTGGCGAACAACAACCGAGCCGATGTTTTTGTGAGCATTCACGCCAACGCTCTGCGCATGGACCGGCCGGACGTCAATGGCGTTGAGACCTTCTATTTCCAAGGTGGCCGCTCTTTGAGCCTGGCTCAATCGCTGCAGAACCAAATGCTGGCGGCTTCGCCTGGAACCCCGGATCGTGGTGCCCGCTCCGGCCGCTTCTTTGTGATTCGCCGCACGGTGATGCCCGCGGCCCTTGTCGAAATGGGCTTTGTCACCGGGCAGCTGGATGCTCCCCGTTTGGCCGATCCGACTTTCCGGCGGCGCCTGGCCGTTGCTATCGCTATGGGCATCCTCAACTACCTCGTGGCTTATCCATGA
- a CDS encoding tRNA (5-methylaminomethyl-2-thiouridine)(34)-methyltransferase MnmD: MTSNGFKLEVRSTGDGSFSLFSPEFGEAFHSSRGALTEAREKFVEPAGLERLGRGSSLRVLDVCVGTGCNTAALIEACASRGLELHWWGLELDREPLAQALASPAFRAQWQPGTVARLQELCSSPGMLWGDARLAVQPLVEEQKGQFDLLLLDAFSPSRCPQLWSVEFLDALGSLLKPEGRLLTYCSAAAVRQALRLAGLELAAIEASCGLQQHKQDWSGGTAASPSPLPPGPRLRALTPMEIEHLGTNAAEPYRDPGFCLDRKTILQRRQQAQARAMREGNVEGTSAWRRRWGLAGNHQ; encoded by the coding sequence ATGACCTCGAACGGCTTCAAGCTTGAGGTCCGCAGCACCGGCGACGGCAGTTTCAGCCTGTTCAGCCCGGAGTTCGGCGAAGCCTTCCACAGCAGCCGCGGCGCCCTAACGGAAGCACGCGAGAAATTCGTCGAACCCGCAGGGTTGGAGCGCCTGGGGCGGGGCAGCAGCCTTCGGGTCCTGGATGTCTGCGTCGGCACCGGCTGCAACACCGCTGCGCTGATTGAGGCCTGCGCCAGCCGAGGGCTGGAACTGCACTGGTGGGGACTCGAGCTCGACCGCGAACCCCTGGCCCAAGCCCTGGCGAGCCCTGCCTTTCGCGCGCAGTGGCAACCCGGCACGGTGGCGCGGCTTCAGGAACTCTGCAGCAGCCCAGGCATGCTCTGGGGAGACGCCAGGCTGGCGGTCCAGCCGCTGGTCGAAGAGCAGAAGGGGCAGTTCGATCTGTTGCTGTTGGATGCGTTCTCGCCCAGTCGCTGCCCCCAGCTCTGGAGCGTTGAATTTCTCGATGCCCTGGGTTCCCTGCTCAAGCCCGAGGGCCGGTTGCTGACCTATTGCAGTGCGGCGGCCGTGCGTCAGGCCCTGCGCCTGGCCGGCCTTGAACTCGCAGCGATCGAAGCGTCCTGCGGACTGCAGCAGCACAAACAGGATTGGAGCGGCGGCACCGCGGCCAGCCCCTCCCCCCTGCCCCCCGGGCCCCGGCTTCGAGCGCTCACGCCGATGGAGATCGAGCATCTGGGCACGAATGCCGCCGAGCCCTACCGCGACCCCGGCTTCTGCCTCGACCGCAAGACGATCCTTCAACGGCGGCAACAGGCCCAGGCCCGGGCGATGCGAGAGGGCAACGTGGAGGGCACGAGCGCCTGGCGCCGGCGCTGGGGACTTGCGGGCAACCACCAGTAG
- the murI gene encoding glutamate racemase — MSGAPIGLFDSGVGGLSIWRQVVHALPSESLLYVADQANVPYGHRSADEIQANSLGIADYLVAQGCKAIVVACNTASAVALEPLRQRFPQLPILGLEPAVKPAVQLTRSGVVGVMATPATFQGQLYRATVGRYATAVQVVEQVCVGLAELVEQGDLEGPDCDARLMGYLQPMLDAGADTIVLGCTHYPFVIESIRRLVGPAMAVLDPAPAVARHLADVLGQAGLLATDPAGALAPRFGTTADPLAFNRALSRLVGVSSTSQALIWQLGPDQTRCLTPA; from the coding sequence ATGAGCGGGGCCCCCATCGGTCTCTTTGATTCCGGCGTTGGTGGTTTAAGCATCTGGCGGCAGGTGGTTCACGCCTTGCCGTCGGAGTCGCTTCTTTATGTCGCCGATCAGGCGAATGTCCCCTACGGCCATCGCTCCGCTGACGAGATTCAGGCCAACAGCCTGGGAATTGCGGACTATCTCGTCGCCCAGGGCTGCAAGGCGATTGTGGTGGCCTGCAACACCGCATCGGCGGTGGCACTGGAACCCCTGAGGCAGCGCTTTCCCCAGCTGCCCATCCTTGGTCTGGAGCCGGCGGTGAAGCCAGCGGTCCAGCTCACCCGTTCCGGGGTGGTGGGGGTGATGGCGACACCGGCCACCTTTCAAGGGCAGCTCTATCGCGCCACCGTTGGGCGCTACGCCACAGCCGTACAGGTGGTCGAGCAGGTTTGTGTGGGCCTGGCTGAGTTGGTCGAGCAGGGGGATCTTGAGGGCCCGGACTGTGATGCCCGCTTGATGGGCTACCTCCAGCCGATGCTGGACGCTGGTGCCGACACGATTGTTCTGGGCTGCACCCACTACCCCTTCGTGATCGAGTCCATTCGCCGTTTGGTGGGACCCGCGATGGCGGTGCTGGATCCAGCGCCTGCCGTTGCGCGCCATCTCGCCGATGTCCTCGGCCAGGCCGGGCTGCTGGCCACGGATCCAGCCGGGGCCTTGGCGCCGCGCTTCGGCACAACGGCCGATCCCTTGGCCTTCAATCGGGCCCTTTCGCGTCTGGTGGGGGTGAGCAGCACCAGTCAGGCACTGATCTGGCAGCTCGGACCCGATCAAACCCGCTGTCTGACCCCCGCTTAG